The Paramormyrops kingsleyae isolate MSU_618 chromosome 23, PKINGS_0.4, whole genome shotgun sequence sequence GCTGGTCACATGTAGACAATCTATCCAATGGACGATTGATCCGATGTTGAAAGCGAAGGCACGTCCAACAGGGCTGTAAGCCCGGGACATAAAAGATGGAAAATATACATGGCAATTACTTGGTTAACAACGCGTGATTACAGTAGTGTAGGAAGTAGAATAAGAACTTAAACAGCGAATAGTTCTAAAGGATATTTCCTGCAATGATTTACTTCAACATAAGGATCGATGCGTTCTTCTCTCTATTTCTTCGGCCTTTCTCCCCTGTCACAGGGACCCCGGAATCACAACAGGCGGACGGGAAGCAGGGTAGCGGTGGGTAGGGTTTGCATGTTAACCATGCTGGGTGGTCAGGGGATTCAGCCTGTCAGTGTGGCCTTTAACAACGCGAAAAACTGTTTCCTCCACCTTCCTCCAGCGTTAGTTTCACAGCTATCTCTCCAAGAGGTATGCTATGGCGTCCTATGGTTTTATTGCGGCGCAAGTAGTTTGGTAACTTGTTAATACATATCCAGATCGGtgttctgttaaataaatagtgaatgAGCTGCGAACCTCTTTTGTTTGATATTGTGCACGTAATTATATAGCAATGGTATTACAAATTATGTATATTACAACTATAACTAAGGTGACAAACTTATGTTCAATCAGGGTCAGGCTGTGGAGCTGTCCGGGGGTCTCTGTACGCCCGTGTATCTCAGCTGGACAAGATGTCAACACAGGTTGAACAAGGAAGAAACCACTGTGGAGGTGAACAGGCAACTTGGAGAGAAGCTTGGGATCAAAGATGGGCAGCAGGTGATTCAGCACTTTGATCAAATCCTATAAGGTGTATGAAAACAACAGAATGCATCTCCAGGACCTTTCAGGGCAATCCCTCTCTGTTGGTGGAAAGTACATgtccaaaaagtacaaatccagaccaagattttgtttcaaccaaccagttgagtactctgtgaatgtgactctttatattcaagtGTTTGGTtcaaacaaaaccttggtctggatttgtactttctgcacctgaactatccacctctgtttAATACAATGCAGAGATGTCAGCATGTCACAGTTACCTCATTCAAGCCTAAGAGGCAAGCTGTAAGAAACCCTGCATCATTGGTGGCTTAACTAACTGCTTTTTTGTGGTGTTGATTATTATCTTATgtggtttatatttttataatgcCTGGACTGTTTCTTGGGCTTTTTTGTACTTGATTTGATTAGAATAAAGTTTCTTTAATGTGGTTTACAGGGATTTTTGAGGCCGTGTTACCAGGTTCTCTCTGTTCAACAAGTTTTTGTGGAACCTCTTTCTTCAGATGATTGGGAGATACTGGTcagttttctattttgcatgaataattatttcattttggaCCTTATGAACAGAGCTTAATGTCTTTCTTTTTCTGAGGGGGTCAGACTTACCCCTTAATACCTATGCCCTCAGGAACTTCACAGTTCAGCACTTGAGCAGAAACTTCTGGACCAGATCCGGGTGGTGTTCCCTACGGGTGTGTTCCCTGTGTGGGTGGAGCAGCATACAATCATCTATATCAGAATAGGTTGGTGTGAAAACCTTCCCTTGTGCAGGTGAGATTCCCAGAAGGTGGCACTCTAACCTCTCTTCCCCTCCTGCAAAACAGGTTCTCTGCGACCATCTGTTCCCTTTGGCCGCCTCGAGCAGTTCACCGAGCTCATTGTCTCACCAAAGTTACGTGGTGATATCTCCGTAAGGCCAGGGACGAATCGCTTCCCAGATACGGACCAGAATCAGCTCTTGAAAAAGAACTATGACGTTTCAGAAACCATGTCTTCTCTGGCTGGGGATACACAAAAGACCAGTAGAGATTTCCTGCAGGGCCTCCATGAACAAGCGGATGGTGATTCACAAGGTGGAATCACTGACTTCAAAAGCCTCATTAGGTACATGTTCACTGGGAGCTTCAGCCCCAAGATGGAGGTGCCCTCGGTCCCATCAGCGTCTCCCGTCCTGAGGGACTCAGTTCTCAGAGTGTGTGGGAAGCTGCCCCCCTTGGCCAGCTCTGAGGGAGAGATCCATATTTTTCCCTGGGGTCACGTGGTGGAGAAGCAGGACAGAGGGATGTCTGCTGTGACTTATGGTCATCTCAGAAAGCTGCACTCTGCCAGGGAGCTCAAGGAGGAAGGCCAACGGCCCCCTGAGAAACAAAGCGGCACCAAGGAGAGAGCTTCCCCTACTGGAAAGGACCAACGGGGACCCCTAGTGGTGCGGATGGTTTGCCACTGTGTGGACCTGCTATTGCAGGGACGGAGTGGTGGAAAGGGGAAAGCCCTGTACAGTGGGCGAGTCTGGGTGAGGAAATTACCATCAGAATCATTCTGCGAGTCACATTATCTTCCATTATGTGATTGCTAGACATCGCCGTTACACTCGAATTGATGCGAATGCATTTTGAGTGTTCAGTCTTTAAATTCATGTGGCCTATTATCTGGTAACTCTAGGAAAAAGATGCACGTTTTATTTAATTCTGTACGCTTTCTGCAATTTCCAGATCCCAGAGCCCTTGAGAAGAAGGCTGAATATCGAATTACATTCGGCTGTGAGAATTCAGCCATTAAAATCAACTCCTAGAATAGGGTCTGCTGTCAGATTACAGCCATTACAGCCACTGGTGAGTCagacatttttgtatttcaaaCATCCAGTTGaagaaaaatctatttttatatACGATCATCCTTAattccagctcccagccaagTAAATTTCTCCAGCACCCGCAGTTTGTGATCACATCTTTTTCTGTCGTTTAAATCCCTATAGCCACAGCACATGAGCGAGGCGAATGTGCAGTGTGCTTTCCTGAGCTGGCTCGGCGCTCAGAGCAGCAAGGAGCTGGCCTTTCTCACCGGACGCTCCAGCTCCATCCAAATGACTGTCACCGAAGGTCAGCCGAGAATCAAGCTGCGTTGGTCAGCATCCAGTTCAAACCGGTTTAGGATGACGGCTCTTTCTAGCTCAGACCGAGAGAGCCGGGCATGTTTTTAGAGTTTACCAGGAAGACACTTTCATGCAAAGCCACATTAACGGACACACCAAAACTAGTTGGTGAAATTGTTTTTCCTGTGTGTGCTTGCATACGTGTACTAATAATTACATTGTGGGCTTTTTtgagtgcaatcaaaaaactaaaaatgtcaaaaatctTGTATCCATTACCGTTACACTTAAATTGATACAAAAGTATTTTGAGTTCAGCTTTTAAATTCATGCTGCGTATAATCTGGTAACTCCAGGAAAAAGATGCACATTGGAATCATAGCTCTATGTAGCTCCTTACATCTGTCCGTCTGTCTATCCAGAGAATCTTCCCCAGGGACTAGACCGTACTTAACATAATGctgctgtccaatgaaaaacgTGTTTCTTCAGAAATCCATTATTCCAAGAACAtggaaaaatgcattttctcctaaactactttacaaaataaacctaaaagcACATAATGAGGCACTTTTAGCACCACAAATAGAAACCTGTCTTTACACAGTTGCCGGTGAACAGTTTGAcattttaaatggacttgtGTGGATTGTTGTCAGCTAGGCaaatatgtcagtgtaaacaacatacaaccTGATCTCACTTTATATTTCCAATTAACAATGGTGTTAGTCAGCTAGCTATCAAGGTTAAGTTATTAAAATAAGTGATGATATGTAATCCATAGAAATGCACATCAAGAATACAAATGTTAGCTGCTGAAAGCTAAACGTTATAATTGACGACACACAACACCAAAACGCATCCTCTGTGTTTAACCCATGTGTGACATTGCTGGGGGGAGGTAATTTAGCACCTGGGGAGTAGttccttgctggtcagggatccaaaccagcaacttttcaattacaagtgtgcttccctaaccactaggccaccactgcccacaaacaTAAATATTAGAAATACTAGTTTTACATGTCAAACATAGTTCATACCACGTCACATTCAAATTAGCTGATAATTTATGAGTATTTGTTCCATGACCTGCCACTCTCGATTTCCCTTACAGAAAATTTTGAGTTTTCCTTGACGGTGCTGAAGCCAGAGCTTGAAGCAAAGAAATCTGAGGAGGTTTTCCTGTTGACCCCGAGTTTATTACAGAAAGCGGACGTCCAGGTACACGCGGCTGTCACCAAGACGTTTAAAATGATTCATCTTGCAGAGGGAAGCACAAGACAGCTATTTTGAATAGAGAATTGTTTAAGTCCATCTGAGAAAACATGTCTGTAGGATGCacaaattatttatatatatatatatttgagtTGTATACAAACAGATTCTACAGGAAgtacagaataataataataataataataataattccccAGTCAGCTCTCTACATATAAATGCATTGATGCAAAGGAATAGTGGTGGACAAATGATCCTGGTCCAGTGATCTCACTGTTCAAATCGGGGGGCTGAGTGACCCAGTGAATCTATTCTGCAGACGGTGCTAATATCTATCTCCTCACTGCGTGAGATATTCTATTACATATGTCTGGTGTGAATTTCTAGATTGTGAGGGACGTGCTGCCCGTGAACGCTGAGAAGACTGCTGATAATGACCAGCGCCTCACCTTCCCTTCTCTCGAGAGCTTGGGGTAAGGAGCAGTTCTTAAGTAGCTaattaaagaaaagaaaacggTTACCTCGCATTACATGAGGAAAAAGTCTTTAAAGATGTAAGCTTTTTCAATTTCAATTAGCTGCTGTTTTCCCCTGGCTGTCTCTATGATCATAACTCCACCCACCCACAAATGCTCCACACAAATTCAATGGGGGACAGTATTGAAAGCCCCATCCCAGGAGGCTTCACGACATAAACACCTGATAGCTTTTGCTCCTCTTGTCTCCAGAGGGGTGCAGGAGATCTGCGGGGCAGCCTTTGAGCACATCGCCCACAGCCTGATGGCAGGGCCTCTTTCCGAGGAGCTGGTGTCTGCCAGCTCGGGACTTCGAAGCGGAGCCCTCCTCATCGCGGGTCCCAAGGTGAGCGGCCCAGTCTGAACTGTGCTCTGCCGTCATCCCTGCCCGTCTAGCGAAACACAAGCCTGAATTTCCCCAGTTAGAAAGGATATGCCAAATCATTCttaaatggtgcaactgggaaaGAGGCTCTCCCTTAATGCGGATTAGGAGTTTTCACCCAGCAGTGTTCAGTGTTGGTGTTGAAGCGTGATGTGCTTTGTGCTTTGTGCTTTGTGTGGTGCCCCTCGCAGGGAAGTGGGAAAACAGCTCTGTGCAAGGCCCTGTGCAGGAAGGCCACGGAGCTCCTGGACGCCCACGTAGAAGTGATAGAGTGTAAAACATTAAGAGGTGGGTATCAGCATGTGCATCCTCTTATGGGAGAATAGGCTGTGTTTAGCGGGAGAAATCTAGGATGAAGGGCTTTTAATCCCTTTACTCTCCATCCCACTCTTGCGGCGCGATGCGGATGTCTAAAGGGAAGCGAGTGGAGACGGTTCGGCGCAGGCTGGAAGAAGCTTTCGAGCAGGCAGTGTGGAGGCAGCCCTCAGTGGTCCTGCTGGATGACCTGGATCACATGATGGGGGCGGCTGGCTCCCAGGAGCATGAGCGTGGCCCGGAGGCCATTCGCAGTCTGCAGCTGGCCCAGAGTAGGACACATTCAGTTTGCTTCAAAATTCATTCTCATCCTGCCTACACCTCAGAGTCTTGGGGTGATGTTATAGATTTAAATTGGTTTTTATCTTCTGTGTTAGTTTTTGTGTTTGGCTGTTGTTTGACAGGTTTTTAAGCTTAACAGAGAGTGAACATAACATCTAATTATATGACTTGTATCTATAACAAAAGTGAAAGAAATCTAAGAAGTTACAGTTTTCCGCCTGTAGCCTTGTAATGCATTTGAGATTAAAGGTGTGAGATCTTCTATAGACTGAGGCAGCTTCCTGACTTCAGGTCTGAGCGACTTGGTGGACGATGCCGTCCTGCATGGAGGTCTGGTTTGCCTGATGGCCACCAGCCAGAGCGAGCACAGCCTGCACCCGTCTCTGCGCCAGATCCAGGGGTCCTGCCTCTTCCAGAGTGTCACCCGCATCCCCAGCCCAGA is a genomic window containing:
- the pex1 gene encoding peroxisomal ATPase PEX1 — its product is MRSSLYFFGLSPLSQGPRNHNRRTGSRVAVGRVCMLTMLGGQGIQPVSVAFNNAKNCFLHLPPALVSQLSLQEGQAVELSGGLCTPVYLSWTRCQHRLNKEETTVEVNRQLGEKLGIKDGQQGFLRPCYQVLSVQQVFVEPLSSDDWEILELHSSALEQKLLDQIRVVFPTGVFPVWVEQHTIIYIRIGSLRPSVPFGRLEQFTELIVSPKLRGDISVRPGTNRFPDTDQNQLLKKNYDVSETMSSLAGDTQKTSRDFLQGLHEQADGDSQGGITDFKSLIRYMFTGSFSPKMEVPSVPSASPVLRDSVLRVCGKLPPLASSEGEIHIFPWGHVVEKQDRGMSAVTYGHLRKLHSARELKEEGQRPPEKQSGTKERASPTGKDQRGPLVVRMVCHCVDLLLQGRSGGKGKALYSGRVWIPEPLRRRLNIELHSAVRIQPLKSTPRIGSAVRLQPLQPLPQHMSEANVQCAFLSWLGAQSSKELAFLTGRSSSIQMTVTEENFEFSLTVLKPELEAKKSEEVFLLTPSLLQKADVQIVRDVLPVNAEKTADNDQRLTFPSLESLGGVQEICGAAFEHIAHSLMAGPLSEELVSASSGLRSGALLIAGPKGSGKTALCKALCRKATELLDAHVEVIECKTLRGKRVETVRRRLEEAFEQAVWRQPSVVLLDDLDHMMGAAGSQEHERGPEAIRSLQLAQSLSDLVDDAVLHGGLVCLMATSQSEHSLHPSLRQIQGSCLFQSVTRIPSPDQAQRAEILSAVIRGKTTITGGSLDTLDLEAVARETEGCWPQDLKVLVERAVHANAIHGRVGTASEGCLSTADFLQALRGFRPPSLWHARLGTPAGAGLEQVGGLHEARQLLMDTVLLPAKYPALFASLPIRQRSGVLLYGAPGTGKTLMAGAVARESGMNFISIKGPELLSKYIGASEQAVRDVFQRAQAARPCVLFFDEFDSLAPRRGHDSTGVTDRVVNQLLTQLDGVEGLQGVYVLAATSRPDLIDPALLRPGRLDKSLYCPPPDQEARLEILKALTCSVPLAEDVDLEQLAGSTHCFTGADLKALLYNAQLEALHSSLGTCILHDLGSGSDSDVSLSSMIFLNHSSGSDDSAGEGEGGMDQSIVLLEGGELAPEESRHNIWRLYFGSSYESELGNPSPSELNSQCQSGPNSTTHELTGASLREPGSSSAPAFMAALQDGFRELGPEQLERLRVEIADIKASLRGRATEESLLAPTGPGKPALLICQAHITSALASTRPSIGKQDWKRYTELYEAFGNAGDGMFQGLATIKPGQRVTLA